The Spirochaetota bacterium sequence CGAGCTTGGCCGGTCCCCATTCGGTCGCCCGCAGACAGAGCCCGGTCTCTTTGGGTGAAATTTCCCAGAATGGCTTGATCGCCGGCGCTCCGTCCTTCATCTGAGCGCCCGCCCCGTCCAGCGCCGCGGCGCCGGAATTCGTAAGATAGATGAAACCATCCGCGAGCGGACCTAATGGACTCATCCCGCTCACATGTTTTATCGCCCCGGGACTCCAGTAGGTCCGCACGTCGGCGAATATCTGCGCCGTTCCGGTAAGCAGGTTTCCGAAGAGCATACCGGCGGCGTTCAGCGCGTCGTTTTCGGTCGCGAGTATGTACGGGGCGCGAATACCGTTCCAGTCGAACGACGAGTTGAGTACCGCCTCCATGAAATCCCCGGTGGGGAAATGGTCCGTCCACTGCCGCTGGCCCTGGAAACCCGCCGCGAGCGCGTTGTGGCCCTCGGATTCCTCGACGTGGCCCATCTCGGCAAGCCTCGGATTGCCGACCATCAGGTCCCGCGCCACCAGGGCAATTTTTACCGATACCTCCCAGTCGCCGTTCAACTGGCGCCTGGTACGACGAATGCCTGCAGGATTCGGATCGGCCGTCTCCGCGCAGTTGGCGCGCACCCACTCCATGGCCCTTTCGAACTCCTCTGCGTCGTAGATGCCGCGCTCGAGGCGACGCACGAACTCCGACATGTCGACATATTCGGTACGCATGCCGAGAAACGCTCGGAAAAAATCATGGTCCACCATCGAACCGGCGATCCCCATCGAGACCCCGCCCATCGAGAGGTAGGAGGTCCCCCGCATGGTGGCGACGGCGATCGCCGCGCGCGCGAAGCGAAGGATCTGCTCGCGCACGTCCCC is a genomic window containing:
- a CDS encoding L-fucose isomerase — translated: CVVPDFTTGGAAEAARCFELFRKEGVGAVIDVTRCWCYAAEIIDLDPWMPRAIWGFNGTKKPGAVYLAGASAAGVQAGLPVFKIYGRDMQDETDFSIPGDVREQILRFARAAIAVATMRGTSYLSMGGVSMGIAGSMVDHDFFRAFLGMRTEYVDMSEFVRRLERGIYDAEEFERAMEWVRANCAETADPNPAGIRRTRRQLNGDWEVSVKIALVARDLMVGNPRLAEMGHVEESEGHNALAAGFQGQRQWTDHFPTGDFMEAVLNSSFDWNGIRAPYILATENDALNAAGMLFGNLLTGTAQIFADVRTYWSPGAIKHVSGMSPLGPLADGFIYLTNSGAAALDGAGAQMKDGAPAIKPFWEISPKETGLCLRATEWGPAKLVTFRGGGFSSAYRTPGGMPMTMTRLNLVKGLGPVLQIAEGFTIDLPPDVRAEIVGRTDPTWPRTFFVPRLTGKGVFGSVYAVMRAWGANHCALCYGHTGADMISLASILRIPVAMHNVNDEALFRPSAWDMFGTADPEGADFRACAALGPLYGRY